Genomic window (Equus quagga isolate Etosha38 chromosome 12, UCLA_HA_Equagga_1.0, whole genome shotgun sequence):
CATGGTACGTACACAAGTGAAGAAATTCACTGAGGGTGGGTGGTCAGAAAGGATACAGGATGCCCAGCTCAATTAATAGATAGATGACAAAAGACTTCTTAGTCTGAGTGTAGTGTCGTAGAAGGATGCTCCAGGACATTCGAATCTAACTGGACATCCTGTGTTTCTATTTGCTGAACCTGGCAGCCCTCCAGCTGAGGGCTCAGTTGGTTATGCTAATTAGGGGCTGATACCCACACGCTGACGGGACAGTGGGTCCGGCTCTGTTCACAGCTGGTTGAAGTGAGTCCTGTGCCCATCGGTCAGGAAGGGGTCTTCAGGGAGGGCTGGGGCACTGGCATCTTGAGGTCTCTATGTGACCTCGGGCCCCTATCAGCTGCAGCCACCTGGAAGCACAGTGGGTCCTGATGCGTCTTCACAGGCTCCGCTGTGCCGCGAGACTACCTGGAACGGAGACACGACCTAGGAAAAGCCGGCACCGAGCTTCTTCCTCAAGTATCATTTGCTGCTTAGAGTTGACAGCACAGCCAAGCTGCAGCCACTTGGAAATCACCCAGAGAGAAAAGGGCATCCTCACCAGTCGGGAGAGCGAGGAAGACCAGGAATATGGACGCCCCATCCTACCCCCAGTGaggctcccagccctggggaggaagaggggctCTGGAAGCCCAGAGTTCACGGTAAGACAGAGGGCTTTGCGGTCTGGTTCAAGTCCTTTCTCCTCCACCTGTCGTTTGAGCCACTTTTCCCTTCTGCAAAACAGTCACAAGTGAACCTCCCCCCGTGTAGTGAGAGTGGCGGGAGGCACCAGCCAGGGCCCGGCGAACACTGGCGCCTCGGGGTGGCCCGGGAGCACCCCAGCGAGCACAGCCCTCACCTCTCAGCCCAGTCAGCGGCCGTCCACAGCCTCTTCCTCAAAACCGACGTGGTCAGAGAGCAaaccccagccccactcagccCCCTTCCATCTCCCCACGCTGTTCCCAAAGCTTCGTGACCCAGGCGGAGGGCCCTGCTCGAGACAAGGCGCTATTCCTCGGTGACATTATCCATTATCCGTGAGAGCCCAGTCTTTCTCATGTGCTCCTCACAGCCTCCCAGGATCACCAGGAGCTcgttccacagatgaggaaaccgggGCTCAGAGAGTCAacccacttgcccaaggtctctgAGACAGTCACAGCAGAGCCAAGACTTAAGCCCTTATGGACCCCAAAGCCTGTGCACTTAAACACAATAGACACCCCATTTCTAGTCCTGGACTCATCCCCCAGGATGCCCCACGCAGATATTTCTGAGAAGAACAGGCAGGACTGGCAAACTCTTATTCAACCTTCAAAACCCAACTCACTCATCACCTCCTCTGCActcttctgctgcttccagggctCACTCTGAACCGCATTCATCCTGCTGTCACTTCATATACCAGGTGCACTATCCTCCCATTGCATTCGCCTCCGAGTCCCTAGTCAGAGGCACTCCTGGAAGGCACTgtgtttgcttttccatttctgagcCCAGCCCTGCTTTCCAGGGAACTCTCCAGCTTCCCGGCCTCCTGGGTGCTCTTCAGACACGGCAGGCTGCATGTCTCAGGACCTTTGCCCTGCACTTCTCCCCTGCCTGGAAAACTCTTCCAGTCCCTTCAAACAGGCCCCGCCCTCCCCAGACCCGTGCTCAGATGTCCCTGCTCAGAGAAGCCTTCCAACCACCCTCTGTAACAGCCCGTTCCGTGCCCCAACCTGACGTCTGTGGCCTCTGGCCTCCTTCCCTGGGTTCCCTTCCTTCGCTGCACGCGTCTCTCCTGGCCCCATCGTAAGTGCCTCCATGTCCCGCCTTCATCGTCTGTCTTCCCTCCAGACACGTCAGCCCCAGGAGGACAAGGACTCTGTCGTCTTGTTCCCTCCCGGGCCCTCAGGCACACGGGCGGAGCCCCGCAAACACTGCAGATGAATAAACCCTCGGGGGTCAGGCATTCACAGACATTCAGCAACGAATTTACTCTTAATTAATCTTTTTAACAGAATCGTCTTAGGAGGTCCCAGGGGAGAAGCAGACCTTGCAGCCTCTCTTCCTAGCCACCCTATTCAGTTCTCTCCAGGACCTCCTCCCTCTTGTCAGAGGAACGGCCACCCCAGAGAAAAGGCCAGGGAGGAAATCCCATCCCCTGGACGCCCCAGGCCTGCTCAGCACGGCGCTGCTTAACCCATTCAGCCCCATTCCCGCCCCCTCGCTGTTTCGGCTGAGTGGGCAGTGGGACCACCCCGACCTTGGGCCTCCACCCCGCGCTTCCAACAGCCGAGAAAAGCCTCACACACCTCAGGTGTGGGGAACGTCCTTATGAGAGGAAAACACATCCTCCAACCGCCCATGAAAGCAGGGGCCTGTTGCTGAGGCAGGAAGACAGggacggggagggagggagagccgCCGCGAGGACAGCGGACACCCGCTTCTCAGAGTGGCCGCGGTAATTATCTAAGAGACGACGTTACACCAGCGGCAGGGTGCCGCCTCCATGCTTCTAGTCCATGAGGCTCTGGACTCCTGTGTCCCCCATGGCTGCTCAAGCGGAAAACGCTCCCCTGGCCTGTGCAGTAGACCCACTTACTATTGTCTCTTACACCCATCCTTCAGTCCCAGGCCCATGACAACACGGTATGGTGGAATCCTTAGGAGGTCAAtgagtcagtcaacaaacaccaAATGCCAAATGATCATCCCAATAATGAGGGATTGGAGTCGATGGGCATGAAAGAGACAGTGCAGGGTGTGGGGTCTGAAGGCGATATTACCTGTGGATTTCATTTGGGGATTGTTATAAAGAGTGGATGCCGACAGAAATGCGTGTGGATGCTCTGCGTAAGCCATGTGCCGTAATATTCACGGCAGCACTTCCGTGGTGGCCCAAACCTCAGCCCCGATGCCGTCTGCAGAATGGAACACTAGAGAACGGAAACGAACACACTATGGCTCCTTGTATCTATCTGCACGAACCCCTCAAACAACACTGGGCAAGGAAGCCGCGCACGAAGGACACCGAGATGGTCCCATTCACACGAAGCTGAAACAGTGGGGAAAAATCCCCGCCGAGAGAAGTCGACAGGCCGGGCGGGCTGGAGTGTCCTATTTCCTAACCCGGGCGGTGGTTACAGGCACGAGGTCTCTGTGACCGGCTCCATCAAGCTTGGTGCACTGAGGATTGGTACGCTTGTCGGTGTGTGTACCTGCATTACGGGTCTAAATGTTAAACGGGGCGGGGGGGTTAGGTGTTGAGGTCTCCCCACTGACTTCCGCAGAGGACGGCTGCTGCAGCGGGGGCCAGGCAGGAGCGCAGGGAGGTGGGCAAGGACTCCGACGCCCGGGCAGCCCAGCCGCCCCGCCCCACCCTCTCCAGGCGCCGCGCCGCCTCCGCCTCTGCGTCCCGCGTTGCTTGGCAACCGGTCTCCCGGGCGACGCGAGACGCTGAGCCCAGGGCGGGTGCGCGCGGGGCGCAGCGACACGGAGACGAGCCCCATGGCGCAGAAACCGCTCAGCACGGCCGCGGCCGAGCGCAGGAACCTCGTGGCCCAGGACGAGATCTGGTAACGCCCGGATCCGGTAACCCGCGGGCTGGGCTGTTCCCACCTGAAGTGTGCTCACCTGGCGGCCTCAGCTTCCCCAACGAGTCTTGGAGGTGGCCGACCGCTGGGGGCGAGGAGCGTGCGCTGGAGGTGgtcagggaaactgaggaaagGGGTGGATGTTAGGGAGCGGGAGCGACAAGGCGGCTTTTCTTTCTCGCTCTCCTCCTAGGCACGCCGCGAAGGCCTGGAAGATTTTGCATCTGGCTTTACGACCACCTGCAAAGCTCTACTTGTTGAGAGCCAACTCGTGTGTTCGTTCTCATTTTTAAGATTTAccgaactttttaaaaaactagacaGAAATCTCAATATTTGTTCCATTTGAATGAGAGACACGTACACTTTACACCCTCTCttgcttttcatgttttttttaaacaataagaaattttaatttaaagactagattcattttctaaaagatttGGGTTCAGCAGACATTTGTAAGGATATCTTATTTGGCATTGTATCTGATTGATAAGTATTATCCCATCTCTTTGAAGTTTTAATCAGTGTGAGAAGTTGCTAATTTAGATGCAAGTTAGCGAATTTTAGTAACAGCAAACCATGACTGCTCAGCTCCGAAGCCTCCGTTCTCTTATTCCTCATCTCCGGGACTGTTGCCACCTCCTTCTAAAACTTGTAATAGTCacttcctatttttctttaaactggtGTTTCacttaatagatttatttttacagaaaacgTTATATCACTCTTGAAAATGGAAAGCCAGTATTATTTGgcataaaataaactattaatgttttaaaaaatttttatctttctccaaGCAAACCCAATAGGAAACATCACCATAGCAGGatgtgttccctctgcctggaatgcccttgtctcccttctccaccagacaaactcctactcatcctttaagacccAAATGAGATGGCCCTTCCTACGTGAACAGAGCCAGTGAAGCCGTAGACTGTTCTAGTCAATGTCCAAAGTGGGtgctgagcacctgaaatgtaACTGTTCCAAGTCAGGATGaactataaatgtaaaataccagatttcaaagatttcatatcaaaaaaaaaagtgatattaaaattaagttcacctggggccagcccagtggcatagtggttaagttttcaggctctgctttggcagcccagtgttcttgggttcagatcctgggcacagaccgacacaccgctcatcaagccatgctgtggcattgtcccacatacaaaatagaggaagattggtacagacattagctcagggacaatcttcctcaccaaaaaaaaaaaaaaaaattaagttcacctgttaatttttactttttttttcagtgtggctaccaaaaaatttaaaataccagaTGTGGCTCATATTTTTGGCTCATGTTACATCTCCACTGGAAATAGACTCAGTTTCAGATACTCAGTGCCCAGGGCAAAGAGCTTGGCCAGAGCCTCCGAAACTACTGAGACACAGGAGGGTAGGGGGTGCAGATactgatttcaaaatagaaaaagaaacttgaaaatcaaaatgaataaacatttaattaGATTTTTGCAAAATGTGATACACCGGCTCTTCAGCtgcagctcagctcagctcagagGTGGtcacatataaattatatttaatgtggAGCAGAAACAGGGCCGGGCTTAGGCCAGGCAAGCGAGGCCCCTGGGGTGCAATAGCTGGGAGGGCTCCGCCTCCAGGTGGTGCAGCTGCTGGCTCTGCACTGGGAACGGGCCCCCTCAAGTTCTGTGCCCCAGgggccccctccctctgccctggcctTTGCCCCCGAGAACAAGGGTACTTAATACGCACGTCCGTCATGGTTTAACACAGGGCCATTCCTGCGGCTCACAGGGCCCCCAAAACAAGGAGTCCAGCACCTGCACATCCCCCCGGGCAGAGTACACCCCGGTCCATCGCTCCCGGGCGCCGTGCAGCCAGCATCACTGGTGCTTTAGCTGCACATCTCCCTCGCGGCGTGCGAGGTCCTGGGGCAGGGACCGGCCCCTCCCTGGCACAGACGCGTCACTCAGGCAGGGCGCACTGACCAATGCAAAATTCTCCCCGGTGGGCCTTTGAGGCTCTGCTGCTTTCACCGTTGTCAAATGTCGGCCCCCACTCAGGAGctttctttttcaggaaataCCGCCTGAAAGCTGAAACTGAAGCACGGCAAAACTGGGCCCAGAAGTGGGGATTTTTAACAACCCCCCTGGAGGaggtaaatataaattttatgagcCCGGAGGTTATAGAATCAATTATTTCCAAGAGTAAACAGTTATGAAGTGTATAATttgcaagaataaaattaaagagcgTGTGGTGTGTGAAGCCTGTGAACTCTGACGCCTCACAGGTCCTTCCACGCACGCATTTAGGGGGCGCTGACTACGGGCTGGGCACGCTCCGGGTGCTTGATCTGAACCCGCACAATGAGCCCTGTGCCGGGGGCGCTGTCTTACACCCATTTTACACATTAGGAAATTAAGCTCGAAGAAGCGCAAAGTCACACCGCTAGTAAGGAGGCACCATGGGGAGAAGCTGGTCTGTCTAGTTCCAGGGCCACTTGGCCTCAgactccccatctgtaaaatggggtgacaGTCCTCGGCTGCCTCGGTGAGTGACTGTGAGGTTCAGAGGGAATGAGGAGGAGTGAAGCCATGAGGGATCCTTAGGAAAATAGCCTGGTATTTCCTACAGCAGACAGGTAACAGAAAGGGACAAGGGCCAGGCATTATTAACAGGGAGGGTGGAGATGCCAACAAGGAGACCTCTAGCCCCTTCCGGGGGCAGCCGCCATCAGCCCTGCTGATGCTGccacccagagaccagctgcATATGCCGATCGTTCAAGAGAGTCCGGAAGTCCACATGTTTACATGAAATCTCTTGAGTCTAGAATAGTGGTTCAGATTTACGAAACATCATTGAGACGCACCAAACGCTGTGCGGGCTTCGTGGGGTGGTGGGTGCCAGGTTGCAGCTTTTCAGACTATCTCTGGGACACGACACGAGGAAGCCCATTTCTTTGAAGGGGTGCGGACCCGACTAAGACCCACCTCATTCAAAACGTTCATGACTCAAGGCAGCAGAAACCACATCCCACTAGCTTTGAAATTATGCCATGCTTAATGAGTTTTCTTAATACGTGGAGAGTTatacaatttgaaattttatgCATAAAGTGGGtctttattaatataatatgCATAAAAAGAGTCtatgttaatattttctatatgtaatttGGGTCTTTGAAGAGttcaaaattgctttaaaaattaaaaggagggCTAGGAAGTCTCCTCTAATATTTTAAAGGTTGGTCCTGGAGCCTTGTTGGCATTGTCAAATTTGAGTCCGTAACCTGTAAAGTTTTCTCAGATTACTACTCGGGAATATAAGTTAGCGGGCTGCCACGAGCAGGCCATTGCACTTGGGGCTGAGCTGGCCCGCGTGCGAGGCCCGCTCGAcccctttctagctgtgtgactgtgacAAGCTCCCCAGTGTTCACGAGCCCCCCTTTTGTCAGCTGTAAAACGCAGTGTTCTGGGGGCACGATGCAGAGGACACTTCCACCCGTCTCAGCCCGTGGTTTCCTGTCTCTGGGGCCTGTGTTTCAGCTGATCAAGGGTGAAGAAGCAgaccccaccccacagcccaaAATCGAGCTTCCCCAGCGGTTCCGCATCCGGCCAGTGACCCCAGTGGAGAAATACATCAAGGTTCGCAAAGCCGTTTTACATACTTGTTTTCCTAAGTAAGACATAAGCCCCGCCGGACGCTGTGTTCACTGCAGGCCCACAGTGCCGGCCGCCACAGGTAAGAGCGCAGCAGGACCCCGCATGTGGGGAGCCCAGTTTCCACGCCCTCCCCAAGCCCACGCGTGGGAGACAGAGCGGGCTACTCGTCCCCACGCAGGCGAGAGCCACCGCGCCTGGCTCTGCAGAAGCAGAGGGAAGCCAAGAACAGGAGGGCCGGATCCACTCGTTCTCAGCCAACATTGAAGGGAGTGggcagcagagcagggcaggTAGAGCCAGGCTCGGCAGTCAGACTGCACAGCCGCTCACCTCCTGTGTGGTCTTGAGCAAGTGGcttgacttctctgtgtctccatttccCCCCCTTGGAGTTAAGGAAAGCACCTACTTCTGGGAGTGGTGTCAGGGTGCAGCGGGGTGGTGCCCGAGAGGGACCTGGAACATTACTTGGCACTTCTAGAGACTGCTAATGACTGTTATCTATCAGTAGGTGCCAGGTGCTTGGTTGGCAAACAGCGATGAGCTGGAAAACAAGACTCCAGCCCTTACTTCCGGGTGAGGTCGGGGGAGGGACAAACGTGaaacaagaaaatcaacaaaatcattCATACTCTGCTGGGTGCCCTGGAGGAAGCAGGCAGGTGGCATGTTGGAGGATAGCAGAGGATAAGGGGGTGCCCACTGAGCTGAGGACTGAAGGATGACAAGGAGCCAGGCCTGGGAAAGGCATTTCAGGcccagggaacagcatgtgcaaaagccctgTGGCAGAACAGAGGTTGGTATGTTTCAGGAACCCCGAGGGATGTGACATGGCTGGCGCTTAGTGAGCTGGGGCGGGAAGGGAAGGGATGTGGATGGAGAAGTGGGCACGGCCAGATCCTACTGGACCTCGGAGGccagaggaaggagctgggatttgaacccaatcTATAATGGGAAGCAGAGCTGTGGCATGTCAAGTACCTTTCGGAAATGTCACTCTGGTTGCTGAGTGAGTGACAGGGGCAATCCCAGCAGAGAGGATTTGATGGAGTTCCTACCTGAGACAAGTCAGCCGCAGACATGGGTCAGATGCCTTTAGAATTTGCTGCGTTCTGTGCGCCTCTGGGCCTCGTCTCATGGGCCTGTTTTGCTCCCTGGTTCTGCCCTCTGTCCAGCTATGGAGAAACAGCCCTGCATCCTGAAGAAAGCACAAAGGCAGCCAGGGTGGGGTGTCAGGCtgtgtggattttcttttcctaacttgCCCTCAGGGTCTGATGGCATAGCTGCCATGTGGTGAGAGCTCCGTGGGTACGCATCTGTcagccaaatgaatgaatgaatgaatgaatgaatgcactcTGCTGACTTATGTTGTTTCCCCCCCCAATTATAAAGCAATATGATTCACTgtgaaaatttttttagaaatacagcaaaatattaataataaagtaattaaaagatCCATAGATTCTCCTACCCATGGTTCACATTTGGAGGAGTTCCGTCCAGaagtttttctctgcttttacatAGCACCCAATAATTGttagattttattattctctcttgGTTGCTGAGTGCTTTAGATGGTAATCGCATCTTATTTCCACAATGACCCTAGaaggtagatattattttcaTCAAACCCAtcttgcagatggggaaactgaagctgacGTAGGCTGAGTGCCTTTCCCACGGTCACACAGCAGGCGTGTCTGACGTCAGAGCCCTGCTCTTAAATCTTATCCTTGActctcctccatcccctctcTGGGTGCACAGAGCCTTTAAAAATGCgtttattggggccagcctggtggggcagcagttaagtgcacactttccgattcagcggcccagggttcgcaggttcggatcccgggtgtggacatggcaccgcttggcaagccatgctgtggtaggcatcccacatataaagtagaggaagataggcacggatgttagctcagggccagtcttcctcagcaaaaagaggaggattggcggcagatgttagctcagggctaatcttcctcaaaaaaaaaaaaagcatttatttttaacaggtATCCCATAACCCAAAGGCATGCTATgcagagcctccttccctcccctgcctcccaggagcCCTTGTCACCAGTCTCTCGTGGACCCTTCCACAGATGGAATATGCATATGCATGCGTGTATGTGGGTCTCTAGGCTTTTTTGTTATTACACAAACTGTACCATATTTTACGTATTTTTATGCATCTTTTTTCTATTAGCAGTTTATCTTCAAAGTTGTTCCATCCAAAAACATACAGGCCCGCTTTGTTCTTTTAAACTGCCGCCCAGCATTCCGTGGTGCGGACGGGCGGCAGCTGAAGGAGGCCCTGCCGGTGGGCATGCAGACCGGCCACGTCTGTGCTTTGCTGCCGTGAGTCCCCCGCACTAACACCGGGAGGTCCGTGTGCAGGGATCAGGATGTCTTAGGATAAGTGCCTGGGGCCGATTTCAGGTCAAAGGGcatttgccttttcctttcttatggaTAATTGCAATACTGCCCTTCACAGCGAATGAACCGCCCTGCTCTCCCACAAGGCCCTTGTTAACAGTGGCGTTGTCATCTCTTTGCCAATCGGGTGGGTGAAACGTGGCATCCCAGGGTGGTTTCCGATTGCATTTCTCTTACAAGTTGGAGAGACTTGAAAGCTGGTCTGTGTGTGCCCGGAACCCTCCTGGAGCAGCCTCGTGGGGAACTGCCGCCCTCTGAGCAATTCCGCAGGATTGCCGGCTGCAGGAGACCTGGCCTTCGGGGGGTTCATTGATGACCCTCCCTGCGTGTGGCTTCTCAGGAGATTAATTGTAATATTTCATCGAGAACAGATGTTAAGGGGCTGCATCCACCAGTGGCAGCCGGCCGGCCCTGCCCGTCCCCTCCTGCCACCGCCTCGCTCAAACATCCCTGTAGCTGAGTGAACTCATAACCCGGAGCGCATTAAAGCTCTTTATCTCAGTTCTTCTGGGAGGACAAATATTCCTCACTGttgtctgggttcaaatcaccCTGGAAGAGCAGAATAGAAGAGTATTTCAAATAGAGGGGAAAACCTGCCTAAATATTTGCCGtcattttccaaaaatttcaATCTGTCCAAGGAATTGACTAATgaagttgtgtttttttgtttcagataggatctcattttcttttttttttttaaagattggcacctgagctggcaactgttgccaatctt
Coding sequences:
- the C12H20orf85 gene encoding uncharacterized protein C20orf85 homolog, producing the protein MAQKPLSTAAAERRNLVAQDEIWKYRLKAETEARQNWAQKWGFLTTPLEELIKGEEADPTPQPKIELPQRFRIRPVTPVEKYIKVLPSPPVPKTTQGFIGWRSGVPGLNKCLEHDYEIRSCKGAYAKELSWPKQGIH